One Candidatus Planktophila sp. genomic region harbors:
- a CDS encoding GuaB3 family IMP dehydrogenase-related protein, which produces MSEVEIAHGKRARTAYSFDDIAIVPSRRTRDPEEVSTAWQIDAYKFDLPMLAAPMDSVVSPETAIEIGRLGGVGVLNLEGLWTRYEDPRIPLGEIASMPDKHATQRMQEIYNEPIKPELIKERIQQIRAAGVTVAASLSPARTVQLHKAVIDAGVDIFIIRGTTVSAEHVAAESEALNLKKFIYELDVPVIVGGVATATAALHLMRAGAAGVLVGFGGGATHTTRKVLGIEVPMASAVAEVASARREYLDESGGRYVHVIADGAVGRSGDIAKAIACGADAVMMGSPLAKATEAPGLGWHWGSEAHHQVLPRGERVPVGTVGTLKEILLGPSRTSDGSMNLFGALRRAMATCGYSDVKEFQRVEVLIHRA; this is translated from the coding sequence ATGAGCGAAGTTGAGATTGCACACGGAAAGCGCGCTCGAACCGCTTACTCTTTTGATGACATAGCAATTGTCCCAAGTCGTCGCACACGTGACCCAGAAGAGGTCTCTACGGCTTGGCAAATCGATGCGTACAAATTCGATTTACCGATGCTTGCAGCCCCAATGGACTCTGTCGTATCTCCAGAGACTGCTATTGAAATAGGCCGCCTCGGTGGCGTAGGAGTTTTAAACCTTGAGGGTCTGTGGACTCGCTATGAAGATCCGCGTATTCCGCTGGGAGAAATTGCCTCAATGCCAGACAAGCATGCGACTCAACGAATGCAAGAGATTTATAACGAACCAATCAAACCTGAGCTTATTAAGGAGCGAATACAGCAGATTCGAGCTGCTGGCGTCACAGTTGCAGCCTCACTTTCTCCAGCACGTACAGTTCAACTCCACAAAGCCGTTATTGATGCAGGTGTTGATATTTTTATTATCCGCGGAACAACGGTCAGCGCCGAACATGTTGCCGCTGAATCCGAAGCGCTAAATCTTAAGAAATTTATTTATGAACTCGACGTTCCCGTGATAGTGGGCGGCGTAGCTACGGCGACGGCGGCACTTCACTTAATGCGTGCAGGTGCTGCTGGTGTATTAGTGGGTTTCGGCGGCGGCGCAACACACACAACACGTAAAGTCTTAGGAATCGAAGTACCCATGGCTTCGGCAGTTGCTGAAGTTGCATCGGCACGACGTGAATATCTAGATGAGTCTGGTGGGCGATACGTTCATGTAATTGCAGATGGGGCAGTTGGCCGAAGCGGTGACATCGCAAAGGCGATTGCCTGTGGAGCAGATGCCGTCATGATGGGATCCCCACTTGCTAAGGCGACGGAAGCACCTGGACTTGGCTGGCATTGGGGATCAGAGGCACATCACCAAGTATTGCCACGTGGAGAACGTGTGCCGGTCGGCACGGTTGGAACACTTAAGGAGATTTTACTTGGACCTTCACGAACTTCAGATGGTTCAATGAACTTATTTGGCGCACTCCGCCGCGCAATGGCTACCTGCGGTTACTCCGATGTTAAAGAGTTCCAGCGCGTAGAGGTACTTATTCATCGTGCCTAA
- a CDS encoding IMP dehydrogenase — protein MSENDKVAMLGLTYDDVLLLPDASDVVPSEVDTTTQLTRTISIAVPLISSAMDTVTESAMAIAMAKVGGIGIIHRNLPIADQVTHVKLVKNVGLAGAAVGVGDDGFARAQALIEAGVDVVVVDTAHGHHRAVLEAISRIKKFAPMIQIIGGNVATRAGAQALINAGADAVKVGVGPGSICTTRVVAGVGVPQITAIMEAAKACNKAGIPLIADGGLQYSGDIVKAIVAGANSVMLGSLLAGCQESPGELVEINGVKYKAYRGMGSLGAMQSRGEQKSYSKDRYMQDDVLSEDKLVPEGIEGKVIFRGSVEDVVHQLVGGLRSGMGYAGAPDIQTLRREGRLIQITAAGLQESHPHDVAHVADAPNYQTRGRT, from the coding sequence TTGAGCGAGAACGATAAAGTCGCAATGCTTGGCCTGACCTATGACGACGTGCTGCTTCTTCCAGATGCATCTGATGTTGTTCCCTCAGAAGTCGACACAACCACTCAATTAACTCGCACCATTTCAATTGCCGTTCCTTTAATTTCATCGGCGATGGATACCGTTACTGAATCTGCAATGGCTATCGCTATGGCTAAAGTCGGCGGAATCGGAATTATCCATCGCAACTTGCCAATCGCCGATCAAGTAACGCACGTAAAATTAGTTAAGAACGTTGGCTTAGCAGGAGCTGCAGTAGGCGTTGGCGACGATGGATTTGCACGCGCACAAGCCTTGATTGAAGCCGGTGTAGATGTAGTTGTTGTCGATACCGCCCATGGTCACCATCGAGCAGTACTCGAAGCAATTTCACGAATAAAGAAATTCGCGCCAATGATTCAGATTATTGGCGGCAATGTAGCAACGCGAGCGGGTGCACAAGCACTCATTAACGCCGGTGCAGATGCAGTAAAAGTTGGAGTTGGACCAGGTTCAATTTGCACAACCAGAGTTGTTGCAGGTGTTGGAGTGCCACAAATAACTGCAATTATGGAGGCTGCTAAGGCATGCAATAAAGCGGGCATACCTTTAATCGCCGATGGTGGACTTCAATACTCAGGTGACATAGTTAAAGCTATTGTTGCTGGGGCTAATTCCGTCATGCTTGGTTCATTGCTCGCAGGATGCCAAGAATCTCCAGGTGAGCTTGTTGAAATAAATGGAGTCAAGTACAAGGCGTATAGAGGTATGGGTTCACTTGGTGCAATGCAATCGCGCGGTGAACAAAAATCCTATTCAAAGGATCGCTATATGCAAGACGATGTTTTATCGGAAGATAAATTAGTCCCCGAAGGAATTGAGGGCAAAGTAATTTTTCGCGGAAGTGTTGAAGATGTTGTGCATCAACTAGTTGGTGGACTTCGTTCAGGAATGGGATATGCGGGTGCTCCAGATATTCAAACTCTGCGCCGTGAAGGACGATTAATTCAAATCACTGCAGCGGGTCTGCAAGAGAGCCATCCACACGATGTGGCACACGTAGCCGATGCCCCTAATTATCAAACGAGAGGTCGCACATGA
- a CDS encoding MerR family transcriptional regulator, with amino-acid sequence MAINEELLTVAAVARRLGVAPSTLRTWDRRYGLGPSLHVSGEHRRYCPLDVAKLMMMRRLISTGVAPSEAADRANSQQIEESCEVICHEYEARDELVVAIHKAAHNFDIEFIENELRRDLATYGVDSTWTQVITPVLVLVGKNWEETGKGIDVEHLLTEILKRILRECVQAANKPINARPVLLAAVGDELHCLALHALAAALAERRIESHFLGPRTPLEAISGMVTRFAPPAIFLWAQLEENALPEFFRELPAVRPTPRIVLGGPGWDRNTCTGVVLVEDLSQACLEIERAVGV; translated from the coding sequence ATGGCGATCAACGAGGAGCTCCTGACAGTAGCGGCTGTAGCACGCCGCCTAGGAGTAGCCCCCTCGACTCTGCGCACGTGGGATAGGCGTTATGGACTCGGGCCATCGCTGCATGTGAGTGGAGAGCATCGACGGTACTGCCCATTGGACGTAGCAAAGTTAATGATGATGCGTCGGCTCATCTCAACAGGTGTTGCACCAAGCGAAGCAGCTGATAGGGCTAACTCCCAACAAATTGAAGAAAGTTGTGAAGTGATTTGCCATGAGTATGAAGCTCGCGATGAGTTAGTTGTGGCCATTCATAAAGCTGCCCACAATTTTGACATAGAGTTTATTGAAAACGAATTGAGAAGAGATTTGGCCACATATGGCGTGGACTCAACCTGGACACAAGTCATTACCCCTGTCCTTGTTTTAGTCGGAAAAAATTGGGAGGAGACTGGTAAAGGCATTGATGTTGAACACTTATTAACTGAGATATTGAAACGTATTCTCCGCGAGTGTGTTCAAGCGGCCAATAAACCAATTAATGCGCGCCCAGTTCTCCTAGCTGCTGTAGGAGATGAGCTACATTGTTTGGCACTTCACGCTTTAGCTGCTGCGTTAGCAGAGCGAAGAATTGAAAGCCATTTCTTAGGCCCGCGAACACCACTAGAAGCAATTTCAGGAATGGTAACTCGCTTCGCGCCTCCGGCAATTTTTCTCTGGGCTCAGTTGGAGGAAAATGCACTACCTGAGTTCTTTCGAGAACTACCGGCAGTCCGCCCCACTCCAAGAATTGTCCTCGGCGGACCAGGGTGGGATCGCAATACATGCACGGGGGTTGTGCTAGTTGAGGATTTATCACAGGCCTGCCTTGAAATCGAGCGTGCCGTAGGAGTTTAA
- a CDS encoding WhiB family transcriptional regulator has product MAELSRLPRPVADEWEWQYEGLCRDLPTEMFFHPDGERGPRRRHRENTAKAICATCPVMLACRTHALAVQEPYGIWGGLSEDDRLNIIGRDLNPEISHAS; this is encoded by the coding sequence ATGGCTGAACTATCGAGATTACCCCGCCCCGTTGCCGATGAATGGGAGTGGCAGTATGAGGGTCTTTGTCGAGATCTTCCGACCGAGATGTTTTTTCATCCCGACGGCGAACGTGGACCTCGTCGCCGTCACCGCGAAAATACCGCCAAAGCTATTTGCGCAACCTGTCCCGTGATGCTGGCTTGTCGCACACATGCACTCGCCGTGCAAGAGCCTTATGGAATTTGGGGTGGTCTATCTGAAGATGATCGCTTAAACATAATTGGAAGGGATCTAAACCCTGAAATTTCACACGCCTCATAA
- the groL gene encoding chaperonin GroEL (60 kDa chaperone family; promotes refolding of misfolded polypeptides especially under stressful conditions; forms two stacked rings of heptamers to form a barrel-shaped 14mer; ends can be capped by GroES; misfolded proteins enter the barrel where they are refolded when GroES binds) has translation MGKSLQFDDHARRAMERGVNILADTVKVTLGPKGRNVVIAKSYGAPVITNDGVTIAKEIELSDPVENMGAQLVKEVATKTNDVAGDGTTTATVLAQAMVKEGIRNLAAGAQPMDIKAGIEAAVAAVSEKLSAQATKVNGKAQIADVATISAQDRAIGELISEAFERVGKDGVITVEEASTTGLDLEFTEGMQFDKGYISPYFVTDQDRMEAILEDAYVLISAGKISALADLLPILEKVSASSKPLLIIADDIEGEALSTLVVNRMRGVFASAAVKAPGFGDRRKAMLQDIATLTGGQVISAEVGMKLDAVTLEDLGRARRIVVSKDATTIVEGAGDKAAVAGRVNELRKEIENSDSSWDKEKLQERVAKLAGGVCVIKVGAHTEVELNEKKHRLEDAISATRAAVEEGIVVGGGAALVHAADVLEGDLGFTGDKAVGVRLVRKACDEPLRWIAENAGLEGYVVVAKVRAMKDNEGFNAATDVYGDLAKDGVIDPVKVTRSALANAASIAAMFITTEAVVFERPADAPADAGGSGHSHGPGGHSH, from the coding sequence ATGGGAAAGTCCCTTCAATTCGATGACCACGCACGTCGTGCGATGGAGCGTGGCGTCAATATTCTTGCCGACACTGTCAAGGTAACGCTTGGACCTAAAGGTCGAAACGTCGTAATCGCAAAATCTTATGGTGCTCCAGTCATCACAAACGATGGCGTAACAATTGCTAAAGAGATTGAACTCTCTGATCCAGTTGAAAACATGGGCGCTCAGTTAGTTAAAGAAGTTGCAACAAAGACTAATGACGTTGCCGGCGACGGAACAACAACTGCAACAGTCCTTGCACAAGCAATGGTTAAAGAGGGTATCCGCAACTTAGCCGCTGGCGCACAGCCAATGGATATTAAAGCTGGAATTGAAGCGGCAGTAGCTGCAGTCTCTGAAAAACTTAGCGCACAAGCAACTAAAGTCAATGGAAAAGCACAGATTGCAGATGTTGCAACTATCTCCGCGCAAGATCGTGCAATTGGAGAGTTAATCTCAGAGGCTTTTGAGAGAGTCGGCAAAGATGGCGTAATCACTGTTGAGGAAGCTTCAACTACTGGCTTAGATCTCGAGTTCACCGAGGGAATGCAGTTCGATAAGGGCTACATCTCTCCATACTTCGTGACCGATCAAGATCGCATGGAGGCAATCCTTGAAGATGCTTACGTGCTTATCTCGGCCGGGAAAATCTCAGCCCTTGCAGACTTACTTCCAATTCTTGAAAAGGTTTCGGCTTCATCAAAACCACTGTTAATTATTGCCGATGATATTGAGGGAGAAGCTCTCTCAACTTTGGTAGTAAACCGGATGCGTGGAGTCTTTGCATCGGCAGCAGTTAAGGCACCAGGCTTTGGCGATCGCCGCAAGGCAATGTTGCAAGATATTGCAACTCTGACCGGAGGACAGGTTATTTCAGCAGAGGTTGGAATGAAGCTTGATGCAGTCACTCTGGAAGATCTCGGTCGCGCTCGCCGTATTGTGGTTTCTAAGGATGCAACAACAATCGTTGAAGGTGCTGGAGACAAGGCGGCAGTTGCCGGCCGAGTTAACGAACTTCGCAAAGAGATTGAAAACTCTGACTCCTCATGGGATAAAGAGAAGTTGCAAGAGCGTGTAGCAAAGCTTGCTGGTGGAGTCTGCGTTATTAAAGTTGGTGCACACACTGAGGTCGAACTCAATGAGAAGAAGCACCGTCTTGAAGATGCAATCTCTGCAACACGTGCTGCAGTTGAAGAGGGAATTGTCGTTGGCGGAGGCGCTGCCCTAGTGCATGCAGCCGATGTTCTAGAGGGTGACCTAGGATTCACTGGAGATAAGGCCGTTGGAGTTCGCTTAGTTCGCAAAGCATGCGATGAGCCACTTCGTTGGATTGCAGAGAATGCAGGACTTGAGGGCTACGTTGTTGTAGCTAAAGTCCGCGCAATGAAAGATAACGAAGGCTTTAATGCGGCAACTGATGTTTATGGCGATCTTGCAAAAGATGGTGTCATCGATCCAGTAAAGGTAACCCGTTCAGCACTTGCAAACGCAGCATCGATTGCGGCAATGTTCATTACAACGGAGGCCGTTGTATTCGAGCGCCCAGCAGATGCACCAGCCGATGCAGGTGGCAGTGGCCACTCACATGGTCCAGGTGGACACTCACACTAA
- the groES gene encoding co-chaperone GroES, whose protein sequence is MAIKPLEDRIVIKTNEAETTTASGLVIPDTAKEKPQEGVVLAVGPGRFDDGVRVPMDVKVGDVVLYSKYGGTEIKHGGDDLLVLSARDILAVIEK, encoded by the coding sequence ATGGCAATTAAGCCACTAGAAGATCGCATCGTTATTAAGACTAATGAGGCTGAGACAACAACAGCGTCAGGTCTTGTAATCCCAGATACAGCAAAAGAGAAGCCACAAGAGGGCGTAGTTCTCGCCGTTGGACCAGGTCGCTTTGATGACGGCGTTCGCGTTCCAATGGATGTAAAAGTTGGCGACGTTGTTTTGTACAGCAAGTACGGCGGAACTGAAATCAAGCACGGCGGAGATGATCTCTTGGTGCTTTCAGCTCGCGACATTCTCGCTGTAATCGAGAAGTAG
- a CDS encoding type II toxin-antitoxin system Phd/YefM family antitoxin — MTTIPLSDARRELPSLIDQAQTEAITISRHGVPAAVVVSPSRYEELLSALEDMEDLASIEASLRDTSPSIPWNQVKSELGLV, encoded by the coding sequence ATGACCACTATTCCACTAAGCGATGCCCGCCGTGAGCTTCCATCTCTGATTGACCAGGCTCAAACCGAGGCAATTACCATTTCACGTCATGGAGTTCCAGCAGCGGTAGTTGTGAGCCCTTCACGCTACGAGGAGCTCCTATCCGCACTTGAAGACATGGAAGACCTTGCCTCGATCGAGGCCTCCCTTAGAGACACTTCCCCATCAATTCCTTGGAATCAAGTGAAGAGTGAACTCGGTTTGGTGTGA
- a CDS encoding type II toxin-antitoxin system RelE/ParE family toxin, translated as MSHFKIEFKAVARKSLEKLEKQDQLRIYAAIELLGDNPRPPLAVKIKGSDYFRVRVGDYRILYSIDSGRLIILIIDLGHRREIYRTVN; from the coding sequence GTGAGCCATTTCAAGATTGAATTTAAAGCAGTTGCACGAAAATCGTTAGAGAAATTAGAGAAACAAGATCAGTTAAGAATTTACGCGGCCATTGAATTATTGGGAGATAACCCGCGGCCTCCTCTTGCGGTCAAAATTAAGGGTAGCGATTACTTTCGAGTCCGTGTTGGCGACTACCGAATTCTCTACTCAATAGATTCAGGTCGCTTGATAATTCTGATAATCGATTTAGGACATCGCCGAGAGATATATAGAACAGTCAATTAA